The Ostrea edulis chromosome 1, xbOstEdul1.1, whole genome shotgun sequence genomic sequence CTCAATATACATGAAGTACTCGAGTTCTCACTATACATGAAGTACCCGAGTTCTCACTATACAAGAAGTACCCGAGTTCTCACTATACAAGAAGTACCCGAGTTCTCACTATACATGAAGTACTCGAGTTCTCACTATACATGAAGTACTCGAGTTCTCACTATACAAGAAGTACCCGAGTTCTCACTATACAAGAAGTACTCGAGTTCTCACTATACAAGAAGTACTCGAGTTCTCACTATACAAGAAGTACCCGAGTTCTCACTATACAAGAAGTACTCGAGTTCTCACTATACATGAAGTACTCGAGTTCTCACTATACAAGAAGTACTCGAGTTCTCACTATACATGAAGTACTCGAGTTCTCACTATACATGAAGTACTCGAGTTCTCACTATACAAGAAGTACTCGAGTTCTCACTATACATGAAGTACTCGAGTTCTCACTATACATGAAGTACCCGAGTTCTCACTATACATGAAGTACTCGAGTTCTCACTATACATGAAGTACCCGAGTTCTCACTATTTGTGCAAAAAGTACCCGAGTTCTAATTATACATGAAGTACCCGAGTTCTCACTATACATGAAGTACTCGAGTTCTCACTATACATGAAGTACTCGAGTTCTCACTATACATGAAGTACCCGAGTTCTAATTATACAAAGCTTCGTCATACTTTGGACAAACCTTGTACTTCTACTGGTGCATTCAAAAGTTGGTATATTTTGTAAGATGTGTAGCGCAAAATCTACTGAGGTTGATATTTTATAGATCTGGGTCGTAAcgtatataattgtatataaagCGTACTTATCTGCACATTTAACATGGCTGTAGAGAAAAGCATGGAATTTTGAAAGTACTAAAGACAAAAGCGTGCCAATTTCTTTGAATGTCATAAAAATATTCCCAAATCCTATACACCTATAGCATATTAAGAGAAAATAAACCAGCACTGGCTGTGGTCAAGATGAGAAAGCTGTCAATTATTGTCACGCCATTGGCTTTACAATGTAGACCACAAGCTGATAGACTCGCATTTAATTTAATAAACCGTAATATATCACAATTACCGAGTCAACCACGcatattcctatatccagagGTGTTGTGTGGTTTTAAATATCGCATTCAACACGGCGGCAATCTTGACTGTCATTGTATCAGTCCGGGGGCCATCACGTACAGATACCCAAATAGTCTGATCTTGCCGTAAAGCAGAACTAATGTACAAACCACTCCGTGTATTGATGGTGAGACTTGATGAACCCGGACAGATGACAACAACATCCCACTTTTGCCACGGTACATCTACTCTACAACTTGAACTTTGCTGATACAGAGACAATGGTGAATGTTACAGAAACTACTGGTGAAGGGGATCACATtcaactaaaaaaaatattttgtgacacAAAATAAGACTAAATTAGCTTcatgtgatttgatgcatgttAAATTGAAATCTTTCGACGCATTACTCTCAAACAAAATAAATCCATATACTTTCGATTATTATAGGGGGGAAAAACTGTCTGTGAAGATTATATCCGATTTACAAATCTTCGATCGGAAATCTGGTCATGGACAATTACATTGACTGTACAGAACGACCGATATATGAATAGGGCAGATTTATTATAGAATGTCGATAGTCGATCACAAACACCTATCACAGAACTGTGTTTCGACGAAATGAGACGTTATCTGGTGTTTATTGATTTCTATTTATGTCACCATATGGACACTTAATGTAGACAttacacacacagatatatatatgatattttatatatatatatatatatatatatatatatgatattttgatGGTGGATCCAGCAATTGAACAAATGATCTGAATGACTTTCTGCAAAATGTCTCGTCATACGCGATCGAGTCCAGTATGTGCGATAGATTTCGCATTTGTTCCCGGGAGTGCAGTGATAAACCCGACATCTATATCATACAATTAACTGAAACCCTGAGCATGGGCCCACGTACATGGACCGTGCTTTGAAGGGTATAATGACTACATTTTGGGTTTTACAAAGAGATGGTACCTCGAAAATTAGAGGCTCGCGTCAACGATTGATCTCTAGATATAAACCTGAAAGCAGTCACCTGTTACCCGCGGTTGACACCCACCCAATTATAGCCAGCAGCACCTTCATTGTGTTCCCTTAATCTCTACATTTACGGACACAGACTATTGAGAGTGACTATTTCGTAACATTttgcaattctttttttttttgtttttggagGGGGTGATTGTTTGGGCATTATGCAATGTTAGCCAAGCTTCACACGTAACACATCGCCACAATGTTTCAAAAGAAAATGCCTCACGGGTACATGAATAAACATACCTGCAATGGATTAAGACATTATATTTAGTCCCATGGGGAATTCAATTTCTCTCTCGATGATTTTACTAAAGAATAATTAAATTTTCCCGCTAAATAACGTAAAGCAAAAGTTTTCATTACCACAAGATAGTTACATACATAAAAGTTCTACGGTCTATTTCCCGGCTGTCGGTAAAATAAATAGACTATTCAGTAAAGGATCCAAAAGAAATTGTTTAATTATCCCTCTCCTAAACCAATGTTTGATGTGTGTATAACCATGGTAGAAAAAACACCACCCAGACCAACATCCAGCCCTTTAAAAACACGATGCTATATTATAAATGGAAAGTACACCGTttacataaataataaaatagtcCACAACAGACCAAGAAAATTTGTGAATAAGTGGACACACTTTTCCTTCATTTTCAAAGCCTGTAAGAAACAATACACCATAACCTAAGTATTCTCACAAAAAAGTAGAAAACAACATTAGCtatgaaaataatataaaaagaGGGAAAATCAGCCaaaaccaccccccccccccccccagttcaCGCGAGGATGAATAAAAGGAAATACCGAATCCAAGCTATTTCGTTGTATCAAAGTGAACCAGCTAGGGGAATGGTTGAATTTGTACCCGTGAATTCATACTAACAAATCGCAAAGTTTGGTGTGCTGAACAGCAGAGAACacaacaaaatattaaaaaggAAGACCAAAACCTTATACATCTGTACATGAAACAAAATAACACCAAGTCATACGGAACGCCGGATAACTACATTTATCATTGTGTTCTATACAAAAAGCACAAGGAAAAATTGCTGTATGTACATCATTTAATGACATCTGCTATAATCCTATAACTATATGTCTATATGGCTTGTAACTCACAGTCTGTTCAGATATACAACTATTTGATATCGGTGTAATATCATTACTCAGAATTGTGTAATATAATGTCACTGTAACGAATTGTTCTAGTTGAGGTAAATGGCCTCGCAAAATCTCAAGTCTTTAGTGACAACTGTCTCAGTTATATATCGTGGAGCATTAGAAGTAAGCCACTCTATAAAATTAATTAGCATACATCAGGTCGAATATAATGAAAACACTGGTATGTACATAAATTCACTTTGCGTCTGTATACATTAAAACAGTGATTGGATAAACTTACACAGCTTATAGACATATAGAGAACTTCCAAGATTTGGATGAATAACAATTTAACAAGATATGGAATGATTATTTGATACAATGCTTCAAGAATGCTTTCAAAGTATGGCATGTGTTGTaaaaatatcacacacacaACTATGCGATGTATATACACACGCTCGATGGCAGAGATGGGTGATAAATGACTCAAGGCACTACATTTAAAACATGAACAAAGACCGCTTGCTGTTAAAAGAGTGTAGACATTCAATATCCCTCCCCAGTTAATCTAATGTCAAAAAATTCCACACTTGAAATTGCGACatcagaaataaaaaataaaaaaaaccaaacattaTCTTGATACCAGAAAGAATTCAGCCATAATCGGGGCACAACTGAAGCATAACGACATTGCACAAAATAAAGtgtcaataaaataaaatatgaactTTATACAAAACTGATTTGAATGATAATGCTAGCAGTATcgtgttttgtttaatatatcCATGCTATAAAACTTCACTTTAATATCACCAAAAACACGAATTAGTAAATGAATTCCGACTCCAGTTGACGTGTGTCCTCATTCAGCGCGGTGTTCAGTTCATATGCTGAAGGGTAGTAGTCTTCGCCTGACCTGCCTTTAGATGCACGATGCTGCTGTTGCATACTCTTAGAAAACGACTTTTCATTCAAAAACTGGTTCTCCTCTCGCCGGAAGTCGCGTGGCCTACGAAGCTGAGAATCAAATTCTCCAGGTGGTGGGTAGGCGCCAATGGGTACTTCAGAATTGTAACCCGTCATTCCATTTTCCATGGGAGGGCCGTGATCGCGATTTTTCTTCTTGCTCTTTTTCCCCTTTTTCTTTGGTTTCACGTTAGTAGGATATCGCATCGGAGGTGGGACTGACCTTGACCTCCCATAGCCAAAGGGTGTTGGATAAATGGGACCGTACACGGGATGGATATAAGGGGTTGGTGGATATCCTTGATACATCATTCTAGGCGGACTTTGGTTGTCAGGAGATCGACTACGACGATGTCTGCGGTCGTGCATATCACGTCTACTCAAACGCTCCCGTTTCTTGTCCTCGAGATTCATCTCATAATCGCGGGGTGGAGTGGGTGGTCTATATCCAGAAATATCACTACCGGAATCCGAATCCCCATTTGCCATTTTCTTAGGGGCAGTTTCATCTGGTTCTTTTTCAGCGTTGGACTTTCGGGATGAAGAGCTAGATCGACTTCCGGATCGCTGACGTTGTTTCGGTCTCCTGACATATATAGGCGGCGGTGGTGGACCATACATCATTGCTCCGGGTGGCATGCGCATTTGTGGTGGAGGACCATACATTGGTCTCCGCATCAGAGGCGGTGGTGAAAAGAATCTTGGTCTGGGACCGACCATCATGGGTCGACTTGGCATCATAACGGGGGGTCTCCCAGGTGGACCCCTAATACGAGGACCAGGGATGACCATTGGTGGTGGCACAGGTCCACCTCGCCCCGAAATAGTAGGGTGCTGTGGACGCTGGGGCATCGGGCGAGGTGTTCTTGAAGGTCCAATGTCAGAGTAAGCTTTTTCACCTATTTTTTCGAGGTTGTATTTTTTTACCTCAGTATTAGTACCGCTGTAGAAGTATCCCTGGGTTGGGACTGGGTCGTAGAATTCCGGAGCAGCATCTCTGACATTTTCAACCGCTTCGCCGCTTTGAAGACGCACTTCACCCTGTCCTGGTGCACCAAAATCAGTTTTTCTGACACTACCATTTCCATTAATCCCGTTTGGAATACCTCCGTTGATAGCCGGTTCAATTCGGGTACTTTGTGGAATTTGTGTTTGAGACGGCGCTACAAACGAGTTACGGTTGCTTTTGTTTCCTGATTGCTTGTGTTTAGCATCAACAAACTTGGTTGCTTTCACTAATTCCAAAGCATCTTGATCACTTGCACATAAGAAACCATGGCATTCCAACACTTTTTTCCCCTTTGTCCTGCGAGTAATTGCTGTGAAGACGGCAGGATTCTTGGTATACGAACCATTTGCCTGTTGTGACGTTAGCGAAACAAATTTTGACGTCATCTCTCCCGTTGCACCATTAACGGAGCGCACCTGTCGGACTCCTGCACATAATGTCAAGGCATATATAGGAAACAGTATAACAGTGTTCGAGTCTTTAACGTATTGAATTTGTAATCCAGATGGCAAAATACTAATCCATGTGTCGATACCCTGGATTTGGGCGTTGTCGCCGACTGGATATCTGTCACGAAGGGGCTGCTGAACGGCCTCCAGACCCTCTGTAGTCTCCATGGGGACGGAGCTTCCGATGTACAGAACCCGTTTCCGAACGAGCACCTGTTCCTCCCGTTGAATGACCATTTTGTTGatctaaggttaacaaaaaaaaaaaaagcacacgGTTAAGAGGAAGGAATGAAATTCACAAACTAAAATTCTCACACAGTCCGTGACGATATTTGATATACAGTGACTCTGTCtgaatttttatgaataaagggGGAGTTTCATGTGTACGGCTCACTTCACCCGTGAAGTAAACGGCGATCGGATGGCGCACGTAATTCGTTTCagttaaatatgtaaaaacCATACCTGTGTTTACGCGGAGCACCAATCTGGAACCATTTGTCAAACTTTCTGTTCCTGTTGTGTCTGTAAGTCTTTAAACGCCGAATATATTGTTAATCCTACAGTAAATAAACAAACTGTCACAGTTCCACACGACAAATCACAGCAGAGTGGTCATTCCGAGGAATTATCCTAAATATCCCCTAACCTTACCTTTCCAGGTATTGTTATGCAAAAGGGTCCGACCGTAAATATGACACGCTATGCAAATCTTTTCAGAACCGGTTTTGCGCTTGGAGTAGACTATATTTAGACAACTTCACGATCAGCCAGGCATGGCACTTAAAGAATGGAAATTATCTCCTTTTGAATTTAAGGAAATTGAACAAAACCCCGACAAATAATTGTCTCACTGCCACCGCTGGTCGTTTGACAAACAAGCTGTTTTCCCGTCACGAAAGAGTAGGTAGCGAAATCGATAtgtattattgattgattgtatgaaCAATACGCAGATATTTTGTTGCTCGATGATTTAATGCTGTCATTTGTTGGGATATAGTCCTGCGGGGTAAAATGCAGTAGAAAGTGGTCATCCATCATTTTGAAGTAAATGTCATTAGTTAGCTTATTATATTCCgacaaaaaatgtaatatttatacTCCGGACCTGGAACTCGTGAACCAGAAACGTTCTATTATGTTTTTACCGACTGATTAGCAGCCCGATATTTCAGACATGGTCCAAAACCTTGTGTGTAGTATTCATACATTACATTAAAAAGGGAGCATTTGCAGACACCTATATAGAGGAAAGaattgaaaacattattttaaaatccaTTTTGATTGTAACATAAACAATCCGATATTTACAGAGAATTTAGGagtctaatacatgtatgtagtgcaCATAGGAtagttctttttattttttttgttgttgttgaaaaaacttattttataattacatgaataatagaaatttaaaaagaacCTGTTGTTTAAGAAAATGACCTTCTAAAtgctttgtacatgtatcatttgaaTATGGTATGATAATCACgttcttttttcaaaacagaaattttcattgaaatgaaataaCAACTCTTCTACTTTGATTTAAACATACATCTACACAGTGGGATTTTTGTGTGAGTGTCATTTGGCACCCTCGGAGGATAATACCAGTTACATACTGATATGAAGGGTGTAATTTTCTTTACATTGAAAAAGTTTTTGATTTGTCGGATAAAGATTTCTTGATGTTTGAAAGTAAACTCGTGTGTGTAATACCTTAGCACAACACAAGGGTTGCTGGGTTGCTCTGCCTTtctttcttattattatttgcCATGTTTCGTGATGACGTCCCCACAGTGTTACACACAATCTATACAATCTTATTGTAAAGGCAATCAGCGCAAAATTATGTAAACTAAACACCTTTCAAAGTTTATTCATTACTTTCGAATTGTGAATTgtgaaaaaatgtttatcagaGAAAATATCAACAGGACCATTTCCCCACACCGATTGCCACGTTTATGGGGGAGGTAAATGTGAAGGACACTTTTTTCCTCACAACACAGGTAAGATGTATCTTATCGTCTGCCCTCATATTGCGAGTCTCACGAGAATCCGTGTGTAAACAAGATGGGTAACTCTATCTACGTTACACAAACtggtatgaaaatttaaattgagTTACCTCTCTTTGAAAAGCGCGACACGACTATGCACGATGAAATACTAGTGATTTTCAATttctcattttttaaaaataagtaaatGCAAAACTGATAGTTTTATTTCATAGAATCCAATCTGAAACTATTttcgatacatgtacatacaagtatcaTTTCCAAATTCTTCGCTTGGAGATGGAAAAGTTGCGACAGAACAAGGTAAAATGCGAGAAGATGCTTGACAGTGCACGCCGGTGATTTATAGAATATACTCTACTTATTCTCggataaaacaatttttattttcatagggAATTAATGAATGAAGCCCTACATTTGTTGATATACAAAACACGGGATTCAAATTTCCTACAGCTAGGAGTAATGTTTCCAATTTTTACACAAAACTTTTAGGAacttcaaaacattttttttccactaTAATTTTTGTAAGAGGTTAATATCTATCCTGTCAGGTGAATGACACCCATGGTATTAGCAAAATTATCCCggaatacatttttgtaaagcacATTTAATAATTACAATAGGCATAGTCCATTAATGCTAAGCTATTCCAATTAAAAGGAAACATTCCAAAATGCCTATTGGTTtagtttattttatataaaaatattttcgacATGCTTCTAATTCTGCCCTTAGAGTATGCAAAAGTCAAGTACACGAAATCAGTCGATAACGGGCCTGTTCTGGTTCAGTGTCCCTCTCCCACGAGGTGGTGACGTTTGTGTGTCAATTGGTTTGTGTGTGTGCGCGCGCGCGAGGTAGGGAGGATGCTTCTTCCTATACTTAAGGGCCTGTGTTCTGTCAATCATAGAAAAATCTGTTCGTGGTATTGCGTAAAattaatgtaaagaaaacaacgtGATGGAATACTCGGACTGACGATGAAACCAGTCTAACTACTTACATACAATACTTTCGTGCACTGTGCAAGTTGCTTATCTATAGAAAGTTGTATGCATTGTTTTAGAGGGTTAATAGTACATTGTATGTGCTCATTACAAATAGAAATTTCAATGAATTCATGCAATCCATTTTTTATGATTTAGAAAGAAGCTATAGAAGAACGAATCCAAGAGCAGAGGGTGACCTAACAGGCACTCACTAGTAAAAAGAGAGATAAAGCGTGTAAAGGAAGAGACGTGGGACCTTAAACTAGAGAGTGACCAGCATCATTCTTGTATCAAGAGGTTTATTGACAATGACAATATCTTTATTCTCTTAAACTGATTTACAGTGTAGAGAAATAAACAAAGTGAACGTAatctagatatacatgtaagccGTGGGTAAAATTTATACGTATGTATGTCAGCTGGGTAAAATTTATACTTATGTAAGTCAGCTGGGTAAAATTTATACTTATGTAAGTCAGCTGGGTAAACTTTATACTTATGTAAGTCAGCTGGGTAAAATTTATACTTATGTAAGTCAGCTGGGTAAAATTTATACTTATGTAAGTCAGCTGGGTAAAATTTATACTTATGTAAATCAGCTGGGTAAAATTTATACTTTTGTAAGTCAGCTGGGTAAAATTTATACTTATGTAAGTCAGCTGGGTAAAATTTATACTTATGTAAGTCAGCTGGgtaaaatttatacatatgtaagtcAGCTAAAAGGAACTGTACCTGTAACAAAGATATTGTTCGGAAATAAGAACATTGCTacggttttatttttaaaaacattctcTCGACCTATATCCCCCAGTCTCAAGATATTGTTCGGAAATAGAAAcaaaagcaaataaaaaaaaagtcgaCCTTCGTGTCTCACTATTATTTTTGAAAACGCTCTCTCGGCCTCGGGGGTTATTTTCCAACAAATTCCTCCCATGTGGTTATGCTGTCTTGAATAGATCCACGTAAATGGAAGGTAGATAACCATGAATTTATATcacttttacatgtacatcataacatgtaggtagtgattgccccttcaccaaacgctcggcaattagaagtgagaatcagtGGTCTTTCTgagatgaccttgaaaatcGAGGTCCAGTGTCGCGACAGGCTTTGATTCGTtcaaaaccctcactgctacggacgtgagcgctaagcataggtctaactttgcggtacttcacctacaactagcgacgtctcaatatgagtgaaaaaatatcGACAGGACAAATAATTAACGAAGCAACCATTCACACAAGATAATAATGTCAAGTAGATTAAAGGGACACTATTATTAACAGTCCTGTGTGTTTACAATGGatgtttttatcattattttttcttctccaaCATAATTATAAATCATAACCTAAATATTACCTAGCACTTAGTTTTCTCAACGCCAAGAGTCGCATAAGGCCGCGACACTCTTTTCAAACCACCCTGTGCCTCTTGTTACTATCTTGACCTCATTCCAACTTCTCCACCCAAGAATTATTTCTGCTTCCTAGACTTATTCCTTCTCGATGTTGCTTTCGGTCTTCCTCATGTTCTTTTCCCTTCGCCGTCTCACATTTATTGTCACCTACCCTTCATAGCATGTCCTATCGAGTTCCATCGCCATTTCCTCAGATTAACGCTTATTGCATTCATGTCCACCCTGTCTGCCACTTCCCTGTTTGTCATCATCACCATCTGCTGTCACTTTATCCCCAGGGTCGTCCGCAAGCATTTGAACTGAAATTGATCTGGTTTCTTCTCTGTGTTTGTCACCTTTCACGTTTCGCTTCCATGTAGCAGCACTGACTTCTCTAGCGAGTTGAATAGCTTGACCTTGAATAGCTTGACCTTCGTTCTAACTCCTATGTTTGCTCCACTTCataccccccacccacccccacccccgagcCTCCCATGTACTGTCCTTGCATTGTATGCCCTGctcttgatgttttgtgatccTCCTcctgatgcaaggtgaagataacgaacagtgatcaatctcataactcctacaagcaatacaaaatagatagttgggcaaacacggacccctggacacaccagaggtgggatcaggtgcctaggaggagtaagcatcccctgttgaccggtcacacccgccgtaagccccatatcctgatcaggtaaacggagttatccgcagtcaaaatcagtgtgccaagaacggctcaacaatcggtatgaaacacgtcagacagcatttgacccaatgcgaggttgtattgacgaactagatcgttataacgaccatagaatttgcgaaatgctgacttcaatcgagactgttgaaatccctgtaccatcaacttgtttgtca encodes the following:
- the LOC125663775 gene encoding uncharacterized protein LOC125663775; translated protein: MVIQREEQVLVRKRVLYIGSSVPMETTEGLEAVQQPLRDRYPVGDNAQIQGIDTWISILPSGLQIQYVKDSNTVILFPIYALTLCAGVRQVRSVNGATGEMTSKFVSLTSQQANGSYTKNPAVFTAITRRTKGKKVLECHGFLCASDQDALELVKATKFVDAKHKQSGNKSNRNSFVAPSQTQIPQSTRIEPAINGGIPNGINGNGSVRKTDFGAPGQGEVRLQSGEAVENVRDAAPEFYDPVPTQGYFYSGTNTEVKKYNLEKIGEKAYSDIGPSRTPRPMPQRPQHPTISGRGGPVPPPMVIPGPRIRGPPGRPPVMMPSRPMMVGPRPRFFSPPPLMRRPMYGPPPQMRMPPGAMMYGPPPPPIYVRRPKQRQRSGSRSSSSSRKSNAEKEPDETAPKKMANGDSDSGSDISGYRPPTPPRDYEMNLEDKKRERLSRRDMHDRRHRRSRSPDNQSPPRMMYQGYPPTPYIHPVYGPIYPTPFGYGRSRSVPPPMRYPTNVKPKKKGKKSKKKNRDHGPPMENGMTGYNSEVPIGAYPPPGEFDSQLRRPRDFRREENQFLNEKSFSKSMQQQHRASKGRSGEDYYPSAYELNTALNEDTRQLESEFIY